Below is a window of Planctomycetes bacterium MalM25 DNA.
AGACGCCGTACTTGATCATCGCGGCCTCGACCACGGAGACCGGCACGACCTCGAAGCCGGGGATCGCTTGCAGCTCGGCGAAGTAGGCGTTGGCGAACTCGCGTCCATCGACGGTCGATTCTTGTGACTGGTTGAAGAAGGGGACGACCGCCACCCGCGAGAGCTGCGGGAAGGGGTTGTGCACCACCGGGACGTGCGACACCTCGGGGAGCACCAGCGAGCACCCGTTCGCTAGCAGGGCGAGCGGCGCGAAGGCGAGCAGCGAGAATCGGGGGCCGCGAAACATCCGAGGTATCGAGTCTCTAGCAGGCCCCCCTGCTAGCAGACGAGCCGACAGGCCGTCCTCGGGATAATCGGCACAACCGGCAAAGTCGCTTGAGGGTTTTTTGAACCACCAAGGCACGAAGGACACGACGGCCGCCTACGCTGAGCGAAGCGGCCCATAAGCTCACTCAGTGGACCACGGGGACCAAGTATCGAAGCCAGCAAATCAGCAGGATGACGACTGTCATCAGGGCGAACATCTCGCGGAGCGATAGCCGCGGCATGGCGCTAGTCTGGTGGGTCAGAATCCCAATCGTTTGTACTTTCCAGCCAGTTGGCGTCTAGCAAGTCTTTATCTCGGCCGCGGCTCGCTTGTTTGCGATCAAGTGCTCACGCGACAACACCCACACCGGATAGCCCCCGATCTCGCTCGCCACACGATCCTGCCATGCGGAATCAAAATCGACGCCGGTGATTGAGGTGAGAAGATCGATGCATCGCGGTGGCATGCCGATCCTGACGACGTTATCAGGGTCCAAGAAATCACTTTCTGATAGGTCGCTGCGTGGGGTTCCGAATGCCAGCATCGCATGCCAAGCTCGTTTAGCGTTCTCTTCACTGGGGCGTACCCAAAAGTCGATGTCGCCGGTTGCTCTTGGGTAGCCGTGCGCCCCGAGGGCATAGGCCCCAACGACCAAGTACTCAACACCCGCGTCGTTCAACGCGGATAACATGTCTTTGTAGTCGTCGTTGACAAGCATGCGGGTCCTTTATTGACCAAGCATCAACGGTGATGGGCCACATCATGGCGAGTCGATCTGCCATGCTCACATTGCGCAAATCATCCTCGCTGCCCTGGTCTTTTAGGGACATTTTGCGAACGACGGTGCGGCTTCGATCAGGCATACTTCGATTCTAGCACATCGGTATTCACTGGATTCACACCAAATCGCCTAGCCTCCCGAGCCCCAGCGGCTCGCGGCTGGCGATCGGTTCGCCGTACGCCGTGCCGATCGACTTGCCCCAGTAGGCGGCCTCGTCGCGGAGCTTGTCCAAGAAGGAGGGGCTCGTTGGCCGGCCCGCGACGAACTGGCTCTGGTAGCACGCGATGGCGGCCGCCTTCTGCTCCCAGACGTCGCTGATGTCCAGGATGAACGCCGGCTGCGGCGCCAGCTTCAGGTGGACGCAGTAGTAGTAATAGACCCGCTCCGGGTGGTGCGGCTCGCCCGGCAGCGGGACTTGCCCGGGCTCTTCGGTCTTCGTCAGCTTCGACCAGAAGCGGGCGTCCTCGATCAGCTGGGTCGCCGCCCCGTGGTCGGGGTGGGCGTCCTCCCAGTAGGGGGCGAACAGCCACCGCGGCCGCTCACGCCGGAAGACGGCGGCCAGCTTCGCCCGGTTCTCGAGCGTCGGCTCGAGCTGCCGGTTCGGCAGCCCCAGGTTCTCGCGCCAGACGAGGCCGAGCGCCTCGGTCGCGGTGGCGGTCTCCTGGGCGCGGATCTCAAGGCTGCCGTGCGGCGTCGGCTCTCCCGAGGTGAGGTCGAGCACGCCGACCCGCTTGCCCTCCTGCTGGAGCTTGAGGATCAAGCCGCCGGCGCCGAGTTCGGCGTCGTCCGGGTGCGGGGCGATAACGAGGGCGTCGAGCATGATGGGGAGGGCGTTAGATGGCAGGAGACGCAAGGATCCCCCTCCCCCTTTGGGGGAGGGGCTAGGGGAGGGGGTTGGTTGTCCTGACCGGCGTCTCTCTCCTGTACAGAGGAAATGCCAAGCGTTTCGAAGACAAGATGCCACAGGCGAGTCGTCCGGTCCTGATCGCCTTAACCCTCCCCTAGCCTCTCCCTTTTAAGGGAGGGGGATTCTTGTGGCGAGCGCTTTTCGTTAGACATCGTCTTCAAGCGATAAGCCATCTCCTGCTGCTTGGGAAACCGCAAAAACATGTCCGCCTTCGATAAACTCCGCGCCCACGCCCGTGAGACGGCGCTCCTCAACTCGGCCACGATGGTCGTTGAGTGGGACGAGCAGACCCACATGCCGCCTGCCGCCGGCGAGTGGCGCGCCGAGCAGATGGCCTACCTGGCGGGGATGGTCCACAAGCGGAACACGGCGCCCGAGCTGGGCGAGTGGCTCGCCGAGCTGCGCGACTCGGACGACGCGGCCGACCCGGCGGGCGACGTCGGCGCCACCGTGCGCGAGATGTCGCGCAAGTACGATCGTGAGACCCGCTTGCCGCAGGAACTGGTCGAGGAGACCGCCCGCGTCGGCAGCCAGTCGCACCACGCCTGGGCCGCGGCCCGCAAGGCGGACGACTTCGCGCAGTTTCAGCCGTGGCTCGAGAAGATGGTCGATCTGCAACGCCGGCGCGCCGACGCGCTCGGCTACGAGGGCTCGCCCTACGACGCCCTGCTCGAAGAGTACGAGCCGGGCGAGACCGCCGAGTCGGTCGGCCAGGTGCTCGCCGCCCTTCGCGACGAGCTCGCGCCGCTGGTCGCGCAGATCGTCGATTCGGGCGTGAAGGCTCCGAGTGAGCTGGTCACGAAGGCGTTCCCGATCGACCGGCAGAAGGCGTTCGGACGCCGCGCCGCGGAGGCGATCGGCTACGACTTCAACGCGGGCGGGCTCGACATCGCGGCGCACCCCTTCTGCACGACGCTCGGCCCGCAGGACGTGCGGATGACGACTCGTTACGACGAGCACAACTTCACCGACAGCTTCTTCAGCACGCTGCATGAAACGGGCCACGGCCTCTACGAGCAGGGCCTCCCCGCCGACTGGTTCGGCCTGCCGCCGGGCGAGGCGATCTCGTTGGGCATCCACGAGTCGCAGTCGCGGCTGTGGGAGAACCTGGTGGCGCGCAGCCGCGGCTTCTGGGAGCACTTCGACGGCCCGCTGTGCGAGACCTTCCCGGAGCAGATGGCGGGCGTCGATCCGGACGCTTGGTGGTTCGCGATCAACGAAGCGAAGCCGTCGCTCATCCGCGTCGACGCGGACGAGGCGACCTACAACCTGCACATCATCGTCCGCTTCGAGCTCGAGCGGGCGATGATCGAGGGCTCGTTGAAACCGGCCGACCTGCCGGCTGCCTGGAACGAAGAGTACCGATCGATCGTCGGCGTGGCGCCCCCTTCGGATGCGGACGGCTGCCTGCAAGATGTCCACTGGAGCGCCGGGCTGTTCGGGTACTTCCCGACTTACGCGCTGGGCAACCTGTACGCGGCCCAGTTCTTCGATCAGGCCGAGGCGGACCTCGGCGATCTGGAGGCCGCCTTCGCCCGGGGCGAGTTCGGGCCGTTGCTGGCATGGCTGCGGGAGCACGTCCACGCGGTTGGCCAGCGGTACTCGGCCCGGCAGCTCGTTGAGCGGGTGACCGGCCAGCCCCTCTCGCACGACGCCCTCATGCGACAGCTGCGGACGAAGTTCGGCGGGCTGTACGGCTTCGCTTGAGCGGTAAACCTTGCGGGTGGCGCCGGTTGCGATGCTGGCGCCGGCCGGCCGAGTTGTGAGGAACCCACCGATTCGGGGTGTTCTGAGGCGGCGATCCGGGGAAAATAGCGGCCGACGCAGGAAGACGCGTCACCTGCCCCTATTCGGCCCGAAGGATCGCGACCCATGCCGACGCCCCCCTCCAACCCGCTGCGAGTCGCCGAGTGCGGCGATTGCGGCCAGCTGTTCGCCGTCTACGAGACCTCCGGTGAGGTCGTCTGCCCGTCCTGTTCTGCGCGGGTAGCGCTCGGCGGGCTCGAAGTGGCCGAGTTGCAGGTCGCCCCGGCGGCGCCGATCGAGGTGCCCGCTCCGGCTCCGACTCCCGAGCCGAAGGCGGAAGCCGCCCCGCCTGCCCCGCCCACTGCGCCCGAGCCCGAGCCCGAACGCTCGCCGACGGTCGCCGAGTGGCTGATGCAGAGCGAGTCGCCCGCGGCCCCCGCCACGCCAGCGCCGCCCGCCGAAGAACCGACGCCCGCCCCCTCGTTGGCGGAGTCGCTCGGGTGGCAGCCCGGTTCGTTCGAGGTCGAAACGCCGCAAGCGACGACGCCGCCCGCTCGTGAAACCGGTACTACCCCTGCCGAGCCCATCCCCGCCGAGACGCCAGTCGCGCCGGCGGAAGAGTTCCGCTTCGACTTCGGCGCCACGCCGCTCAGCGAGCAACCGGCCGCGACCGGGGAGACGGCGACCGGTGGCTTCGACGCTTCGGTCGAGGACGATTCGCAGCCGCAGGCGGCCGATTACGATTGGACGCAAGCCAGCGAGCCGAAGCGACGTCGCTGGTTCGGCCCGATGACCGCCGCGGCGGGCCTGCTGGCGGTCGTGGGGCCGGCCGCCTTCTTCGTCATGAATTCGGAAGACCCGAGTGTCGCCGCCGCGGGAGAGGGCCGCGCTCTCCGCGAGACGATCACCCAGCCCGACGAGGCGAGCTACGCCTCGGACTTCGAGACGCCGCCACTGCCTTACGAGCCGAGCGAGCTGCCCGCGGCGAGCGAGGAGGAGGCGTCGCCGATCGTCGATCCGGCGACCCAGCCGGCGAGCTTCAACCAGCCGACGCCCTCATTCGAAACGACCGAGCCGGGCAGCGAAACGCCGTCCGTTGAAGCGGCCGCAGGGGCCGCGACGCCACCGGTCGATCCGTTCAACGCCCCGTTGCCCAAGCCCACGCCGACCGCCGAGCCGACGCCCGTTGATCGTTACGACGCGTCTCAAGAGGATCGCTACGCTTCGCTGCCCGAGGTCGCCGAGTCGATCGCCCCTCCCGCCGAGGCGCCGGTTGAGCAAGCGACCTTCACGCCACCTCCGGCCGAAGCGCCGCCGACCATCCCGGTAGAGACCGCGCCCTATGAGGCTCCGGTCCCGCGCGTCGGCCTGGTCAACGCGCCGACGTACTCGATCGACGACCTCAACGCCGCGATCGCCACCGCCCGCCCCGCGGGCGAGGGCTTCGCGTCGGGGACGCTCACCGATCCCCAGCAGGTGCAGACCATGGGCCAACACTACGCCCGACTCTGTCAC
It encodes the following:
- the galB gene encoding 4-oxalmesaconate hydratase, which codes for MRLLPSNALPIMLDALVIAPHPDDAELGAGGLILKLQQEGKRVGVLDLTSGEPTPHGSLEIRAQETATATEALGLVWRENLGLPNRQLEPTLENRAKLAAVFRRERPRWLFAPYWEDAHPDHGAATQLIEDARFWSKLTKTEEPGQVPLPGEPHHPERVYYYYCVHLKLAPQPAFILDISDVWEQKAAAIACYQSQFVAGRPTSPSFLDKLRDEAAYWGKSIGTAYGEPIASREPLGLGRLGDLV
- a CDS encoding Thermostable carboxypeptidase 1: MSAFDKLRAHARETALLNSATMVVEWDEQTHMPPAAGEWRAEQMAYLAGMVHKRNTAPELGEWLAELRDSDDAADPAGDVGATVREMSRKYDRETRLPQELVEETARVGSQSHHAWAAARKADDFAQFQPWLEKMVDLQRRRADALGYEGSPYDALLEEYEPGETAESVGQVLAALRDELAPLVAQIVDSGVKAPSELVTKAFPIDRQKAFGRRAAEAIGYDFNAGGLDIAAHPFCTTLGPQDVRMTTRYDEHNFTDSFFSTLHETGHGLYEQGLPADWFGLPPGEAISLGIHESQSRLWENLVARSRGFWEHFDGPLCETFPEQMAGVDPDAWWFAINEAKPSLIRVDADEATYNLHIIVRFELERAMIEGSLKPADLPAAWNEEYRSIVGVAPPSDADGCLQDVHWSAGLFGYFPTYALGNLYAAQFFDQAEADLGDLEAAFARGEFGPLLAWLREHVHAVGQRYSARQLVERVTGQPLSHDALMRQLRTKFGGLYGFA